TAAGAACCTTCACGTTCGGTGTAACCCAAACTAGTGGTGAAGTTTGCCAATGTGTATAAAACGATGACATACCCAAATATACAcgtgatgatgaaaaaaatcaacaaccagAATGGAGCCGTTTTTATTACACCGAAATCAAATAGCTTGAATTGGATATTAtgttttgaattctttGTTTTGACAAGCACAATAGCAATCCAAGTCAATCCAAATGCAATTATACTTTGTGCCCTTAAAGCCCAATGCACATTCTTGGTGTCAACAACTTTTTGCATTGCCAAGTTGAAAACAATACCCCCCAAACCAGATCCAGCAGAACCTATTCCACCAGCTAGcactctttttttcttgaaaaattgtGGCAAGATTGTGATTGTCGGGATTGAAATAAATGCTAAGCCAAAACTCTGCATTAATCCTTGGGTCAAGTACAACTGCCAAAGTTTTGTTGACCAACTGGCCAACATCAAAGAAGCAAACTGAAGACAATTACCGATGATAAGCACTGATCTAAATCCCAATACTCCCATCAAGACAGTGATTACtggagaaaaaaatatgccGACACCAAATGCCATTCCTCCAATATAACTATAGTCCATTTTGTCGGCTCCTTTGAATGTGCCCTGTGATAAGTAATTGGCAAAATAAATTGCAAATCCTGAATTCATTCCCCAAGTACAGAAATTGAATAGAACACAAGCAAACAATATGATCCAAGCATACCCACCGTCAATGTCAGGGTCGTGCTCCTGTTTTTCGGTAGCAGATTCCAATTGCTCGGGGCTTGTATCAGGCTGTTGAAGTTCGATGGAATCCGTGGTCTCTTCCGATGATAGgttttttttcgtttttaTCATCTTGATGAGTGTGtgttaatttgtttaactattttcaacaacttcttGTAGTGGTAGATCCTTCAGTTTATATGTGCTTTTGCATGAAGCTTTTTTTAATAAGCAACAGTTTGTAATTAATTAGTTAATAGAAAGAAAGCCGgtaaattggaaaaaaaaattttgaagtACACAAAAGATGGAAAAACAAAGATTTATAAGCTAGAAAGAAAGTGTAATAAAACGGAAGGCCACCCCACACGCGGACCGATGTAccgagaaaaaaaagtcatcaagttgaaaaaactCTAGCGGTAATAAGGTGCATTCTCGGTCATATCTGAGCCACATTGTTGCAGATCTCGTCTTACTGATTTAAGGTTTGCAAAACCCAAAATCTATATTGTtttgcaaaaataaaactatgTATAGAACAACAGCAACCCACAGTTTCACCATTTAATGgctttaaaaaaaaataatgaaggATGCGAGATTCGAACTCGCGCGGTCAACTGACCAACAGATTACTCTGGCAAAGAAGGATTTGAACCTTCACCTTAAGTCTGTCACCTTAGACCAACTCGGTCAACCCTCCAGTATAGAGTCGTAGCTGTGCTCAGCTTTTAGATGAGGATGTGCTACCAAGACTTCGTTTATCGGAAGTTCATTGTCAAAATATAGTTATATGAAAGAACGGGGATTGATAAAGGTGAATTTTGTTTACATTTTGGTGGTAGAAGTATATCAGACTGGCTCAAGCTCGTTTAAAGCTGTTTTGTATTTAgaatattgatttgatatGGGAGTAGTGTAGTCGCATAAGTATCtaacaataaatatattgtgGAATTTGTCATTTGCTGCAAAAGTTTGGTTCAtatttttacaaaaaatacataaaatggaaaatttgataattaatTACTCTTTTGTTATTACAGCTTAACATTTCGATAAATTTAGTCATAGAACACAGTTATCCAAACATTTGAGTTGGAAGGGCTCAAAGTCCctaatattgaaaattatttacTGTTCCTACTTTTTAGTTGTAGCCCCCAGAGAATTGTTTACCGCATCtacaaacaaacaagatggtgaaaaaaaaaaaaaaatttatgaGAAATGAAATACAATTCAAATCCACTTTGTCCGGATATTCCTTATCTACGTTAAATCACGCTCATGTTTTGTCGAAAGTATGTTTTTCAAACCTGGAAACAGCTTTCCAGATCTTATTCGACTGTCAATAGCATTGGAGCTGCAAAGACAAGAAATATTGGTATCATAGCCCATATCGATGCTGGGAAAACAACTACAACCGAGCGTATGATCTACTACAGTGGGAGAACCAAAAGAATCGGAAATGTGGATGAAGGTGACACAGTAACAGATTATTTGCCTTCTGAGAGAGAAAGAGGAATAACTATTCAACTGGCGGCAATTACCCTTCCATGGAACCAacacaaaatcaatattattgacACCCCAGGACATGCTGATTTCACATTTGAAGTCATTAGATCTTTGAGAGTACTAGATGGGGCAGTTACTATTCTAGATGCAGTGGCTGGAGTAGAGGCACAGACAGAAAAAGTTTGGAAGCAAGCAAGCGCATTAAACTTGCCAAAGGTTGTATACGTCAACAAGATGGATCGCCCTGGTGCCGGTTTCAGCAGGACTGTGCAAGAAGTCATTCAGAAATTAGAAACAAGAGTTGTACTTTGTAACCTACCATACtttgaaacaaacaaagaGAGTGATTTGGAATTCAAAGGGGTGATTGATGTGATAcatcaaaaattgttgaaatggAATGAAACGGATGCCAATGGCAACGAAATATCAGTAgtaaatattgatgaaacaACACCAGATTTGTTACAGATTTTAGAAAAATCCCGAGAATCTATGGTGGAGACACTTGGCGAGTATGACGaaagaattattgattCGTTTTTAGAGCATGATGAGAACTATTTAAAGATACCACCCATGTTGTTGGACCAAGTGATCAGAAAGGCCACGATTGACAATTATTTGACGCCAGTTTTTTGTGGTGCATCATTCAGAAATATAGGTGTTCAGCCGCTAATGGACGGAATCACAAAATACTTGCCATCTCCATTGGAAACAAGTTTACCACAGATAACCAAGAACGGCAAAGACGTGACAAAGAAAGTTGATGGTGAAAAGGGCCTCGTGGTTGCAAATGATAACAACTTGACTCTTGCATTGGCATTCAAAGTGATGACACATTCTACTCGTGGCCCAATGACATTTGTAAGAGTATACAGTGGCAAACTTAACGCAGCATCAAACTTGATAAATACAAGAACAGGCAAAAAGCTACTTATAAGAAAGCTATTGGTTATGCATGGGGACAGTCCAGAAGAAGTGAAGAGTATTAGTGCTGGTAACATAGGTGTCATTCCCGGTTACGAGACTGATTTTCAAACCGGAGACACTCTTGTGTCTAGTGCAGTGGCAAAACGGAACTTTACGGCAAAAGATTCGGCTTATAGGTTGTTGCCCATCGATATCCCACCTCCTTTATTTAATGCTGCCATTGAACCTCATACGGCTGGAGATGAGGCATACATGAAACAATGTGTTGAAACACTCATTCGTGAGGATCCTTCATTGAAAGTTCATTTGGATAAAGAGATGGGACAAGTAGTGTTAAGTGGAATGGGTGAATTGCATTTGGATATTGTCAGGGAAAGATTGGTTAACGACATGAAGGCAAAAGTAAACTTGAAGGATGTCGTTGTATCGTACAAAGAATCATTTGTTGGGAAAAGAGAAAAGGAGGCTGTTATCActaatgaagaaattgaagtGGCCGTGACTTTATCACATATTGAGGATGCTAGAGATTATGTTGGCCAAGAAGGTGCATTAGTGATTGAAGAAGACAACAATGTCATACTATTGAGTGAGACTGCGCTGTCCGAACACGTACGAGCCACTATTGATGAAAGAAGGTGGAAGTGTGAGAATAATCTAGAAGAATTAAAGGAAGCCATTTTAAATGGTTGTTTGACAGCTCTTCAAATGGGAGGTCCTATTTTGGGTTTCCCATTGCATTCAACATTGGTTACTGTAAACCGCTGGAATGTACCTGTGGAGGTAGCTCAAGAACAAGctttgaatttgatgaatgCTTCGCGTCAAGCAGTTCAGTCTCTcaaagatgaaaaaaaagactttTCTATACTTGAGCCTATAATGAGCACAAAAGTGTATGTGGATTCCAATGACTTAGGTGAAGTGTCACATGATTTGACTCAAAGGTGTAAAGCCATGATTGTTGAAATACAGGACCAGTCCACTCAAAACTTGGAAACTGCTGCGTGGGCCAAAGATGAAGCGGCAAAAGTATATGTACCACCGGATTATActataaagaaaaatgtcAGCAAGTTTGACGATATTGCCAATAAGAAGATTATTGTTGCTGAAACTCCGTTGAGAGAAATGATCGGTTATTTATCCAAGTTAAGAGCATTGACACGAGGTAGAGCAACATTTGATATGACTTTAATTGGAATGAGACGTGCAGTGGGCAATAGAGTGGACTCCattgttgaagaatataaattttaatttgatttagttGAATAGTTTTGTACAAAGTTATAGGAATAGTCGTGTAAATAGACAGATTGATGTTTTGCATAGaaattcaagaaataatGAAGGGATATGACATATTGAGAAATAGATTTTACAGCCGTTGAAAGTAACGAAATGTATGacaaaaaggaaaaaaaaaacatagTCAGAACGAATtcggaaaaaaaaaaagggaagaaaaacaacaaaaaaaaaatcctcaaatttttttggtgctttaaaaaaattcctTTTCagcaaaacaaataaacaaacaagaaaacACAACAATCTATTTAGTATATTAACAGTAATAACCAGCTATGGATTTTTCAGATAGGGCACCATTATCACTAGATAGGGATAGAGTAACCTGCTTGCTTTTGATTAATACTCActtgataaaaaaatgttgtaatatatataatacCATGctaaataatcaacaattgatgCAACAAATGACACCAGAAAATAGGGCCATGTTATCAAATGTATACAATAATTATATTAGAAGACTCCAATGCAACTTGGCTACTTTGAACTATTTATATGAAAAATACCATTCGACACAGCATCTGCCTGTGGCAGCCAAGGCAAGTTTCCCTATGATATTGTCTGCCCCTCCAGATATGCctgaattgaatcaattatattcaaAGCTTCAAGAGTTGTATCCCGAGGCAGTGcaatattttaaaattaaatttgaagagAGTAGAAAGCAGCAGGCATTTCCGGCACCACAGCAAAATCAACCTCCGCCACAACAACATTCacttcatcaacaactcCCACCTCAACCGCAACCGCAATCCCAACCTTCacttcaacaacagcaagGACTTCAACTCCCTTCTAATGTTCCGTCTCAACCTgtgcaacaacaaagttTCCGCCAACTATCTACAGGTTCAGAATCAGGTCCTCAAATTATACCTCAAAGAgctccaccaccaccacagcaacaacaaccgcCGCCAATACCACCACAGCAGCAactccaacaacaatttcaacagcagcttcaacaacaacagctcCCGCAACAGCCtcaacaacttcaacaacCTCAACAGCCTCAGCAATCACAATCTTTTGACGACTTGCTTTTAACAGATGGGTTTAACCCATCCAGTGACAGTCTTGGTGGAACAGGTCCTGGTGATTTTAACCCTAACTACAATAATGGTTCGTTCCAGTTGTCTACACTTTCCCCTCAACAGATATTACAACAGGCCAATGAGAATACGCCTATATCTCAAGATTTCttattttgatattaattttgtttttgtaataTATTGTATTATAtagaaaattttattacCATCACAGAATAAATGTACAGacataaatatatatttgcCTCACTCCCGCACAATCACTCTAAGATTGATCCATGAAATCTTGAAATTCATGGTTTATCAAGTTTGAATACCCTGAATGGACACTAGTGCCAACATCAGGCGATGCAGTATTAAATATAAAGCCTTCATCCAATGGATCTCTTTCCGTTATATTGGTATCCTTTTCGGCAGAATGCATATTTAACCAACCAGCCTCATTCGTAATATCACTCCATAACTTTTGTTCAGCATCTAGATACGTAAGACCTTCAATACCAGTCAAATCTTGATTGGCATAAACATCGCCAATACCAACCACTCCAACATTAGCATTAGAAACACCATCCATACCATCAGTTCCTTCGTTTCCTTGCACATTTGTAAATTGCAAAAAGTCCAAATCACCTGGTCTAATAGGTGGTGGGTTCAAAAATGGCTCTACGTTATTGTCGGAGGTATTTGTAATTGCCGATCCCGGCAATGtcttgctgttgttgctacTGCTTCTGCTGCtagtgttgttgttgttattattattgtcatcATCATGCTTTTCTAATAACTCTGCCATGACTCCATTGAAATCCAACACattgattaatttcaacaacTGTGCACGTCTAAGAGCTGCAGGATAATTGCCCAATCTTTTCATTTTCgtaaacaaaatcaatgcATGATCCAAATGATCTCTGGTTGCTTCATGAACACCAAAAGAAGCATTGAACAATATCAACGTTGAAGCTGAAGTGAATAGATACTCTCTATCCATCCAACCAAATAATGCCACCATATTGTCTTGAAGAAGAGACCATATACTTTTGATAGTGTTTATTGACGCCTGGAATGATGCATTCAATAATGTTAAAACGTTCTTTGAATATTTTGTCAAATCAATATACTTATTTTGAGTATTTTGCATTTgcaattctttcaatttcttagttgcaaaatgaaataataatggacGCACCGCTAAATTAATCCCTTGGAAATATTCTGTCATTAAGTTGGTCACTAATCGTGATACTTTAGGATTATCAACTGAATAATCAACATCAAGATATTTAGGTAAAGATGTTTTCCATGCCATTAACCTTTGAACCAAATCAGTAACCACCGGCAAAATGTTGAAAGACGGTTGTTTGGTATACAACGATGACAAAATAACCGCATTTATTTGGGTAATCGTGACACAATTGTTAATATAGTCTGCTGGTGGGAAAATATAATACCCTCTAACATCGTGTTCATCTCTAGGGAAATCtgtcaaatcaattttgaaatcaattggtAATTCAGTTGATACTGAATCGTCAGCAAAACTCAAGGGTAATCCGGCTTTCGATGATAGCATTCGTTCATACATGTACACAGTCCACCATATCCTTCTTCTATGTTCCAATTCAAATCGATTCAAATTCTCTTTGTCTGCATCAACATGCCAGCCCAAAATCAATGCTGCTCTCAAGGCTAAcccaaaataaaaatacgATGCTATTGTACAATCAGCCACTTGCAAATAAAATGCATATAGAAGCATGACTTCGATACCACCATCTTTGGTGATATTATCAATAGCACCCGAAGCAAAAAGACCAGTAAATAATTCTGAAGCTTGATAGAAAAATGCTGAGCCAGGTAATGCATGTTTTTCCCGCTTTTCTTTGCTACGTTTCATATTCTCCAATTTTTGTCTTCGGGCATGTGTGCTGGATTCTGTCCCCAAGTACATTTCCCCAATGGCAAATATAAGTAAGATTTTGCAAAACCAAATGGTTTCTAGAATCGTCTCATCATCAGTATCTTTTTTGATAGTATTTTCATCCTGATCGGGACTTTTTGTTTGGAGAGTATTGCGTCGTAATATTCGTTTGTTTTCAACTGCCTTACCAGAGTACAAGTTCATTAGAAATCGCTTGATTAACCcttcattgaaaaaataaaagcaTCCGTCAttgtaattgataaatGTATCAACCAATAACATCGCATAAGAGTACGACGGTAGTTCAAAGTTAATCGACAATCCTGGTCTcgttttggttttggatAAAGTAATCTTGTAGGCGTTACCCTCTTTCTCTAAAATCTTGGATTCTCTTTTTCCCTGGTAATGTTCTTGTTTGGGTGATGAATTGTTTGGTAATTGGtgcagttgttgttgttgtgttgGTGGCGGTGGAAGTGTTTGATCACTACTACTGGGTGATGGAGCTGGGGTGGTAGAAGAACTTGTGTTCAGTAGAAGCGAGCTTGAAACAAATGATGGGACCATATTCTGAATTTCCAATCCGAACAACGTCATAGATGATGACCCAACATATACTTTTTCACCTGTACGTGACTGAATTAATCTTCCGTATTTATCCAACGACGGATGAATCACTTCTCCATTTGCTAATGGTGTTTGTGTTAAGGACGAAGGTATTGTTTGAGGTGTTTGGGAATGTGGTTGAGAAAAGTTCTGGGACCCCATTACATTCGAAGCCATGGATAGGGGAGAAACTCGGTTGGCTGGTGTTGTATTTGCAAATTGGGGTCTTCCCTGTTGTGCGTCAACCcgtttcaattcttgttcttttaaattatttcttaATCCAGCattatcttttttcaatcttgCTATTTCGTCATGTAGTTTGGAAAGATACTTCATTGatacaacaatttttttgtcgGCTTCAACATATTCACATTTCGATTTTGCCAATTGACATTTCCTACAGGGGTCACCTCCAGGACACCGAATATGACGTGTTCGACATCTTATACAAGCCAAAGACGCCCTTTTCTGACGGGGGTTTAAAGATGTATTGGTATTTAATGGACTCAGGGTTTCTAGATTGCTTCTGGTGGATGTCATCGGCGACGAAACTGATGGTGAGGATGGTGGTTGTAAGTCAAGTGGAATGGTATctgaattaattaatgcatttgcaattttcttttcctccGAAGGCTCTTGTGAATCCATTGTACAAGAATCGGATTATATATAAGTAAATGAAGGAATGATTTATGTGGGTGTTGGTTGATagaaaataattatttctAATACCTTGTTCGGAATGTTTTATATGGTTGGTTATGGATATATGactgataattttttttttattttttttgggaaaGATGTATCCAAAGTGCGGAagttatttttatttggtagTTTCGCACaacgtttttttttttagttatACATCTTTAATATGAGGTCTAGTTGTGGGAACTGTGGAAAAAGTTAAATAAAAGCCGATTACATGAAGTAATGCACGTATAATTGATGTTTAGATCAGGAAGCTCGGGAATCAAAAGATTCTTAAGCGAATCTTTTAAACAGGAAAAAGTTTGGGATAAAACAAGTCTAAGAGAGAAATTGTAATTAGTATGAATTGCTTAGatatattttgtattgccgtgttatatatataagcaactataaaaaaaagataaagagAGATAGAGATAGANNNNNNTCCCAGAAACATGGGGTATGAACAAATAAGAAATGTTAAAAACAAAcccaaaaacaaatataatgatgaaagtaaaaataacaaaattgtATGTTTAATAATCCAATGACTTccaaaacaatataataaGTGAAAAatcccaaaaaaaagaaaaattatagtaataacaataaaacaACCAAGATAAAGTTTGAATACCCACTTATCATAAGGGGCCTATGCGttaaatttcaaacaatcccaaaaaaaaaaggtaaAACTGAAaagttaataaaaaataaatctaaAGGGGGGAGGAAGGTAGGACATGGACAAGGACTAGgtctaataaatcatttattgTGGTCTCAAGACATTTTCAGCCATATAAGATTTACCAGTCTTTGGATCAGTACCCATAACGTTACCAGCTGGGTCGTAGGAACAAACAACGTATAATCCCCAGTTTTGAGCACGACAATCCTTGTAAGCACAACCAAGTTTGGTGGTTGATTTCCAGACAACTTGAGTGAAATGGTTGTATACAGAAGAAGAACCGTAACTGTAGCTTAATCCGTCCTTACCAGCTTCTTCGTACCAAGCTTGAAGAGCAGCAGCACCATCAGCATAACCAACAGCCAAGTTTTCACCATATTTACCACCAGAGTGTTGCAAGTTACCAGAACAACTGTATTGATCAGCAAATTTTTGAGCATATTCGTAAACAGTAGCATCCCAAGTCAAATCTGGAACACCATGTCTAGCACGTTTTTTGTTGTGAGCATCCAAGATTTGTTGAGCAAATTGGGTATCTTTAACACCACTAAAGTCATTACTACCAGAAGAGGAGCCACTAGCTGTAGTAGCAGCGGGTTGAGAAGCGTCTTTAGTAGAGTCTGGGACTTTGGCGTCAGGAGTAGCAACAGCAGAAGAAGTAGTAACAGCAGATGGACTAGCCTCAGCAGAAACTTCAGTTGTAGGATATTGGTCATCTGAAGGGAAGCCGCCACCCCCAATAGTGAGGGTTTGAACTTGAACGTCTCCATAGGTATGTTCTTCACCATAACTGTAATAAACACCGGAATAAACAATCTCTTGACCCATAATGGTAGTGGTAAAGACTTCGGTAATTGCAataccattaccaccatCAGCATCGGCAGTGGGTTCAGCTTCTGGAACAGCTGATTGTTGGATATCATCAGCTTCTGGAACAGCTGATTGTTGAATATCACCAGCTTCTGGAGCAGCTGATTGTTGAACTTGATCTTGACCTTGGTCACCACCAGTGACAGTTGCACCAACGGTAACAGTTGTAGCAACGGTGGCAGTTTCACCAACAGTAACACCACGAGTCTGGGTGACATAGGCGATTTCAGCAGTGGTTAAACCAGCAAAAATGGCAGCAGTAGTGGCAACTTGAGAAAACTTCATTTCTAgaataatttgataatgatggaAAGTTCGAAAGTTTGAAAGTTTAAAAgtttaacaataaaaaaattgaataaagaTGGGGTAAAGGAGTGACTAAAGTTGAGTAAAAAGTTTGTAAGGAACGACAAAAAAGTTGGATTTAAAACTCAGTtgttaaataattttgatattgtatGTTGATGAGgaataaaagaaagaatttgGATGGACAGTTGATGGGAATTCTAATACCTATTTATATAATCTTTGGcgatctttttttttcttaggagaataataataaaaagagaaaaaaacataACATAACATACACTAAAAGGGggaaataaaaacaattgttTGGCTGGTTTCGAAACATAAAGAGAGAATAAAGAGAAAGACAAAGTAAGAAAAGGTAcatattgttttattattattggtttGCGTGTCACAAAAAGGGGAACAAtagaaaaacaacaatttaaggttgaatgaaataaaatattctGTCCCCCTTTTTTGTGCGACGTTTTGAGTACAGTTGGAATGCGTGAATTGTATAAG
This genomic stretch from Candida albicans SC5314 chromosome 1, complete sequence harbors:
- a CDS encoding uncharacterized protein (Predicted membrane transporter; monocarboxylate porter (MCP) family, major facilitator superfamily (MFS); possibly essential, disruptants not obtained by UAU1 method; rat catheter and Spider biofilm induced), yielding MIKTKKNLSSEETTDSIELQQPDTSPEQLESATEKQEHDPDIDGGYAWIILFACVLFNFCTWGMNSGFAIYFANYLSQGTFKGADKMDYSYIGGMAFGVGIFFSPVITVLMGVLGFRSVLIIGNCLQFASLMLASWSTKLWQLYLTQGLMQSFGLAFISIPTITILPQFFKKKRVLAGGIGSAGSGLGGIVFNLAMQKVVDTKNVHWALRAQSIIAFGLTWIAIVLVKTKNSKHNIQFKLFDFGVIKTAPFWLLIFFIITCIFGYVIVLYTLANFTTSLGYTEREGSYVSATIQIGSCVGRPLMGLLSDKYGGATVASVGYFIAGIFCLAMWIPVRNLATVIIFALIMGAIMGAIYGMIAPVVARLFGISKMNVVFSQIWSFMGVAGLFSPVIGVKLTKGSGVGIDPTRYVNCSIFTGVCFIVCSATLLIIRGYVNARDRMMEKEGHTDSDLADYTGVTVPFGSVFPLCLAKSHEKI
- the MEF2 gene encoding Mef2p (Putative mitochondrial translation elongation factor; caspofungin induced) translates to MIYYSGRTKRIGNVDEGDTVTDYLPSERERGITIQSAAITLPWNQHKINIIDTPGHADFTFEVIRSLRVLDGAVTILDAVAGVEAQTEKVWKQASALNLPKVVYVNKMDRPGAGFSRTVQEVIQKLETRVVLCNLPYFETNKESDLEFKGVIDVIHQKLLKWNETDANGNEISVVNIDETTPDLLQILEKSRESMVETLGEYDERIIDSFLEHDENYLKIPPMLLDQVIRKATIDNYLTPVFCGASFRNIGVQPLMDGITKYLPSPLETSLPQITKNGKDVTKKVDGEKGLVVANDNNLTLALAFKVMTHSTRGPMTFVRVYSGKLNAASNLINTRTGKKLLIRKLLVMHGDSPEEVKSISAGNIGVIPGYETDFQTGDTLVSSAVAKRNFTAKDSAYRLLPIDIPPPLFNAAIEPHTAGDEAYMKQCVETLIREDPSLKVHLDKEMGQVVLSGMGELHLDIVRERLVNDMKAKVNLKDVVVSYKESFVGKREKEAVITNEEIEVAVTLSHIEDARDYVGQEGALVIEEDNNVILLSETASSEHVRATIDERRWKCENNLEELKEAILNGCLTALQMGGPILGFPLHSTLVTVNRWNVPVEVAQEQALNLMNASRQAVQSLKDEKKDFSILEPIMSTKVYVDSNDLGEVSHDLTQRCKAMIVEIQDQSTQNLETAAWAKDEAAKVYVPPDYTIKKNVSKFDDIANKKIIVAETPLREMIGYLSKLRALTRGRATFDMTLIGMRRAVGNRVDSIVEEYKF
- a CDS encoding uncharacterized protein (Ortholog of C. dubliniensis CD36 : Cd36_06550, C. parapsilosis CDC317 : CPAR2_209030, Candida tenuis NRRL Y-1498 : CANTEDRAFT_111035 and Debaryomyces hansenii CBS767 : DEHA2F25300g), with amino-acid sequence MDFSDRAPLSLDRDRVTCLLLINTHLIKKCCNIYNTMLNNQQLMQQMTPENRAMLSNVYNNYIRRLQCNLATLNYLYEKYHSTQHSPVAAKASFPMILSAPPDMPELNQLYSKLQELYPEAVQYFKIKFEESRKQQAFPAPQQNQPPPQQHSLHQQLPPQPQPQSQPSLQQQQGLQLPSNVPSQPVQQQSFRQLSTGSESGPQIIPQRAPPPPQQQQPPPIPPQQQLQQQFQQQLQQQQLPQQPQQLQQPQQPQQSQSFDDLLLTDGFNPSSDSLGGTGPGDFNPNYNNGSFQLSTLSPQQILQQANENTPISQDFLF
- the PUT3 gene encoding Put3p (Zn(II)2Cys6 transcription factor; has similarity to S. cerevisiae Put3, a transcription factor involved in the regulation of proline utilization genes), which codes for MDSQEPSEEKKIANALINSDTIPLDLQPPSSPSVSSPMTSTRSNLETSSPLNTNTSLNPRQKRASLACIRCRTRHIRCPGGDPCRKCQLAKSKCEYVEADKKIVVSMKYLSKLHDEIARLKKDNAGLRNNLKEQELKRVDAQQGRPQFANTTPANRVSPLSMASNVMGSQNFSQPHSQTPQTIPSSLTQTPLANGEVIHPSLDKYGRLIQSRTGEKVYVGSSSMTLFGLEIQNMVPSFVSSSLLSNTSSSTTPAPSPSSSDQTLPPPPTQQQQSHQLPNNSSPKQEHYQGKRESKILEKEGNAYKITLSKTKTRPGLSINFELPSYSYAMLLVDTFINYNDGCFYFFNEGLIKRFLMNLYSGKAVENKRILRRNTLQTKSPDQDENTIKKDTDDETILETIWFCKILLIFAIGEMYLGTESSTHARRQKLENMKRSKEKREKHALPGSAFFYQASELFTGLFASGAIDNITKDGGIEVMLLYAFYLQVADCTIASYFYFGLALRAALILGWHVDADKENLNRFELEHRRRIWWTVYMYERMLSSKAGLPLSFADDSVSTELPIDFKIDLTDFPRDEHDVRGYYIFPPADYINNCVTITQINAVILSSLYTKQPSFNILPVVTDLVQRLMAWKTSLPKYLDVDYSVDNPKVSRLVTNLMTEYFQGINLAVRPLLFHFATKKLKELQMQNTQNKYIDLTKYSKNVLTLLNASFQASINTIKSIWSLLQDNMVALFGWMDREYLFTSASTLILFNASFGVHEATRDHLDHALILFTKMKRLGNYPAALRRAQLLKLINVLDFNGVMAELLEKHDDDNNNNNNNTSSRSSSNNSKTLPGSAITNTSDNNVEPFLNPPPIRPGDLDFLQFTNVQGNEGTDGMDGVSNANVGVVGIGDVYANQDLTGIEGLTYLDAEQKLWSDITNEAGWLNMHSAEKDTNITERDPLDEGFIFNTASPDVGTSVHSGYSNLINHEFQDFMDQS
- the RBT4 gene encoding Rbt4p (Pry family protein; required for virulence in mouse systemic/rabbit corneal infections; not filamentation; mRNA binds She3, is localized to hyphal tips; Hap43-induced; in both yeast and hyphal culture supernatants; Spider biofilm induced), translating into MKFSQVATTAAIFAGLTTAEIAYVTQTRGVTVGETATVATTVTVGATVTGGDQGQDQVQQSAAPEAGDIQQSAVPEADDIQQSAVPEAEPTADADGGNGIAITEVFTTTIMGQEIVYSGVYYSYGEEHTYGDVQVQTLTIGGGGFPSDDQYPTTEVSAEASPSAVTTSSAVATPDAKVPDSTKDASQPAATTASGSSSGSNDFSGVKDTQFAQQILDAHNKKRARHGVPDLTWDATVYEYAQKFADQYSCSGNLQHSGGKYGENLAVGYADGAAALQAWYEEAGKDGLSYSYGSSSVYNHFTQVVWKSTTKLGCAYKDCRAQNWGLYVVCSYDPAGNVMGTDPKTGKSYMAENVLRPQ